Proteins encoded by one window of Desulfobulbaceae bacterium:
- a CDS encoding oligosaccharide flippase family protein — protein sequence MKMPAFFSQFNASSDKTILVRLLKNSAYLLSGNTIGDLFTMAALALTARKLGPELFGTFVLIQTYALIMTQMLNFQSWQALVKFGAEKLEHKKDDEFMEVVSLCFLLDVMVAILATLLALLLVKNVASWYGWDQTTATMASVYSLTILFSVTDTAIGILQISNKFKLLALHNTLVALFKLSCVLAAFFFQGELWVFLFIWMASGAVATLLILGMGWKVLAARFKPTIRLNSLKPALTNNKGIVAFLATTNLHSSIRLTSRELDVMIIGALLGPASAGIIKIVKQIASLFTRITNPLNDAIYPELTTLWAAKEIDKLQTLIRQSCVIAAIPSLIGWLGFIVIGKPLIIFFWGAPYAPVFPIAVIYTLAVLIALITFSFHPLMLAMGKAGQSLLIVTVSSVAYFLLLIPLINRIDVLGVAVAYCLFYIIWSLLMAGRLSYHLRQAQQCDQELAVDRKKIVP from the coding sequence ATGAAGATGCCTGCCTTTTTCAGCCAATTCAACGCATCATCGGACAAGACGATCCTGGTTCGCTTGCTTAAGAATTCCGCCTATCTGCTGAGCGGCAACACTATAGGTGATCTGTTCACCATGGCAGCCCTTGCCCTTACCGCCAGAAAGCTCGGCCCCGAACTCTTTGGCACCTTCGTGCTGATCCAGACCTACGCCCTTATTATGACCCAGATGCTTAATTTTCAATCCTGGCAGGCGCTTGTTAAATTTGGCGCGGAGAAGCTGGAGCATAAAAAGGATGATGAGTTTATGGAGGTGGTCTCTCTTTGCTTTCTGCTCGATGTCATGGTCGCCATTCTGGCGACACTGCTCGCTCTGCTCCTGGTCAAAAACGTAGCGTCCTGGTACGGTTGGGATCAAACCACTGCCACCATGGCCTCTGTCTACAGCCTAACCATCCTCTTCAGTGTAACGGACACAGCGATTGGCATCCTGCAGATTTCAAATAAATTCAAGCTTCTTGCCCTGCACAATACTCTTGTTGCCCTTTTCAAACTGAGCTGTGTTTTGGCCGCGTTCTTTTTCCAGGGCGAGCTATGGGTTTTCCTTTTCATCTGGATGGCATCCGGGGCCGTTGCCACCCTGCTCATCCTGGGCATGGGCTGGAAAGTTCTTGCCGCACGATTCAAACCCACGATTCGCCTGAACTCTCTCAAACCAGCGCTCACCAACAACAAAGGGATTGTCGCCTTTCTTGCGACAACCAACCTGCACAGCTCCATCCGCTTAACCTCCAGAGAGCTTGACGTGATGATCATTGGCGCCCTTCTTGGTCCTGCCAGCGCCGGGATAATCAAAATCGTCAAGCAGATTGCCTCCCTGTTCACCCGCATTACCAATCCACTCAATGACGCAATATATCCGGAACTTACCACCTTGTGGGCGGCAAAAGAAATCGACAAGTTACAAACTCTTATCCGCCAGTCGTGTGTAATCGCCGCTATCCCCTCACTGATTGGGTGGCTGGGATTCATCGTCATCGGCAAGCCTCTCATCATCTTCTTTTGGGGCGCTCCGTACGCCCCGGTTTTCCCCATCGCTGTTATCTATACCCTTGCCGTCCTGATCGCCCTTATCACCTTTTCGTTCCACCCACTGATGCTGGCCATGGGCAAGGCCGGTCAATCACTGCTGATCGTCACTGTCTCATCAGTCGCATATTTCCTGCTCCTCATTCCACTCATCAACAGAATTGATGTGTTGGGTGTCGCCGTCGCCTATTGCCTGTTCTATATCATTTGGTCACTCCTGATGGCAGGGCGCTTAAGCTATCACCTACGGCAGGCGCAACAATGCGACCAGGAGCTTGCCGTTGACCGCAAAAAAATAGTGCCCTAA
- a CDS encoding methyltransferase domain-containing protein, with the protein MIKSMAENKAQLQEQEYIFPYHYIPHIRQDGSFSSSQILDWGYDYLCCVKHIAQTIIYLSPQTMLDVGCGDGRLIHELQGKVERLVGIDFSERSLHFARGFNEHGEFRSAEHDDIMEEFDLVTAIEVLEHVPDHEVSAFLKKLSLRVKRGGYLLLSVPSIVAPLTPKHYRHYTLELLEAQVAEAQLPVRMMSAEYLVRTCPALKGFMRLTMNRFFSLEVRLLQKIIWHYVWNHLRIANQKTGGHLLVAFQKN; encoded by the coding sequence ATGATCAAGTCTATGGCTGAGAACAAAGCCCAGCTCCAAGAACAGGAGTATATCTTTCCATACCACTACATCCCCCATATCAGGCAGGATGGTTCATTTTCGTCATCCCAGATCCTTGATTGGGGCTATGATTACTTGTGCTGCGTAAAACATATCGCCCAAACTATCATCTACCTCTCTCCTCAGACGATGCTTGATGTGGGCTGCGGTGACGGACGGCTGATCCATGAGCTTCAAGGCAAAGTAGAGCGCTTAGTGGGGATTGATTTTTCGGAACGCTCTCTACATTTCGCCCGGGGCTTCAATGAGCATGGAGAATTTCGATCTGCCGAACACGATGACATAATGGAAGAATTTGACCTGGTAACGGCCATTGAAGTGCTGGAGCATGTTCCGGATCATGAGGTCTCCGCTTTTCTGAAGAAGTTATCTCTGCGGGTAAAGCGTGGCGGATACCTGCTGCTATCGGTCCCTTCTATCGTGGCCCCCTTAACGCCAAAGCACTACCGACATTACACCTTAGAACTCCTGGAAGCCCAAGTTGCCGAAGCACAGTTGCCGGTCAGGATGATGAGCGCCGAATATTTAGTTCGCACCTGCCCGGCACTCAAAGGATTCATGCGCCTGACCATGAACCGTTTCTTCTCCCTCGAAGTTCGCTTGCTCCAAAAAATAATCTGGCATTATGTCTGGAATCACCTGCGGATAGCCAACCAAAAAACCGGCGGCCACCTGTTGGTCGCTTTTCAAAAAAATTAA
- a CDS encoding glycosyltransferase family 2 protein, which produces MLTGSPRISVIIPTYNRGELLIRTVNHFLELLSGDDELVIIDQSDTPSPILLEMQITNRQLTYLHIKEKGLPNARNVGVQHASGKIILFCDDDTIPQPGLINAHVRAYDDPTIGAVAGRVILHGTQPCSDSAFGTIRQADFRIIGHFSSMERKRVDHFQGCNFSVSRQVFHQGVLSDKRFGGTAHLEESDLALQITEKGFRILFEPEAALVHLIQAGGGCRMPDMGRWLYWYGHNYMLLQLKHGRRVFLPFFVLVRLTKLFLTAVTAKNPGLLVKGVQGLIDGGISYFGQRETVSQVNEP; this is translated from the coding sequence ATGCTGACTGGGAGCCCGCGTATCAGCGTGATCATTCCGACCTACAACCGGGGCGAGTTGCTGATCAGGACAGTGAACCATTTTCTTGAGCTTCTCTCGGGGGACGACGAACTGGTGATCATTGATCAAAGTGATACACCATCTCCGATTCTGCTTGAGATGCAGATCACGAACCGGCAACTTACCTATCTGCACATTAAAGAAAAAGGACTCCCCAACGCCAGAAATGTAGGTGTCCAGCACGCCTCCGGAAAAATTATCCTCTTTTGCGATGACGATACAATTCCGCAGCCTGGTCTTATCAATGCCCACGTCAGGGCCTATGACGATCCCACAATAGGCGCCGTGGCAGGCAGGGTCATCCTCCATGGGACTCAGCCGTGTTCCGACAGCGCCTTTGGCACCATTCGCCAGGCGGACTTCAGGATCATCGGCCACTTCAGCTCCATGGAGCGTAAACGTGTGGACCATTTCCAAGGGTGCAACTTCTCGGTGAGCCGACAGGTATTCCACCAAGGGGTCCTGAGTGACAAACGATTTGGAGGCACAGCCCATCTGGAAGAGAGCGATCTGGCCCTGCAGATAACTGAAAAAGGGTTCCGAATACTCTTTGAACCCGAGGCAGCCTTAGTGCATTTAATCCAAGCAGGGGGCGGCTGCCGAATGCCAGACATGGGCCGGTGGCTTTACTGGTACGGCCATAACTACATGCTGCTCCAATTAAAGCACGGCCGGCGTGTATTCCTGCCTTTTTTTGTGCTGGTCCGATTGACAAAACTTTTCTTGACCGCAGTAACCGCCAAGAATCCAGGCCTGCTCGTTAAGGGGGTACAAGGGTTGATCGACGGGGGCATCAGTTACTTCGGCCAAAGAGAGACTGTCTCACAGGTAAATGAACCATGA
- a CDS encoding glycosyltransferase family 4 protein, whose amino-acid sequence MKIFVITGDKLNTGGGGITHLIETFEAIERTGNDIRLFAPQINFSSPLRVHRIFAPFTGLWGVIFFNLSLCVTLCRALIADRPDCIYTRQLSYSFVPPLLAGVFRVRHCLEVNGVLYDELQLINASPSRLALIKTISRINCALTDRISVTVQETKQRLITLYGTEESKIEIIPCDAANHQIFQPGDRKRARQALGLGEDDFIAGFVGTLYAWHGMDLFLAAIPQIITSVRNFRLVMVGDGVERERLISQARELKIERHVTFTGLIPYQQVPTQIQAFDVGISFFKPVRPIPGVPMKMYEYMACGIPVIASNFAGYGPVVSEIGAGLAVESQSPAEIAHAISALAGDPTQREAMAQKGRQAVEERFNWQRVGVEVENFIRRALC is encoded by the coding sequence ATGAAGATATTCGTCATTACAGGAGATAAACTCAACACGGGAGGCGGCGGGATCACTCATCTCATCGAGACCTTTGAGGCCATCGAGAGGACCGGTAATGATATCAGGCTCTTTGCGCCCCAGATAAATTTTTCATCCCCATTGAGAGTGCACCGGATTTTTGCGCCTTTCACGGGCCTTTGGGGCGTAATCTTCTTTAACCTTTCCCTCTGCGTCACCCTATGTCGCGCCCTTATTGCCGACCGGCCGGACTGTATCTATACCCGGCAACTCTCCTACTCCTTTGTGCCCCCTCTTCTTGCCGGAGTGTTTCGAGTCAGGCATTGCCTGGAGGTCAATGGAGTCCTCTATGACGAGTTGCAGCTCATCAATGCCTCTCCCTCAAGGCTTGCCCTGATCAAAACCATCAGCAGAATCAACTGCGCCTTGACCGATAGAATCTCCGTTACCGTCCAGGAGACCAAACAGCGACTGATTACACTCTATGGAACCGAAGAGAGCAAGATTGAGATTATCCCCTGCGACGCCGCCAATCATCAGATTTTTCAGCCAGGCGATCGCAAAAGAGCCAGGCAAGCGCTTGGTCTCGGCGAGGACGATTTCATTGCCGGCTTTGTCGGCACCCTGTACGCATGGCACGGCATGGATCTGTTCCTGGCCGCAATCCCCCAGATTATCACCTCCGTAAGAAATTTCCGGTTAGTGATGGTCGGCGATGGGGTAGAGAGAGAAAGGCTTATCTCCCAGGCTCGGGAGTTGAAGATAGAGCGTCATGTAACTTTTACCGGGCTGATCCCTTACCAACAGGTCCCCACCCAGATCCAGGCCTTTGATGTCGGGATAAGTTTCTTTAAACCTGTTAGGCCAATTCCTGGGGTCCCCATGAAGATGTATGAGTATATGGCGTGCGGCATCCCGGTAATCGCCAGCAACTTTGCCGGATACGGCCCGGTAGTTTCTGAAATTGGCGCCGGGCTGGCAGTGGAATCGCAATCACCTGCTGAGATTGCCCATGCAATAAGCGCACTTGCCGGAGACCCGACGCAGAGGGAGGCCATGGCTCAAAAGGGGCGTCAGGCCGTGGAAGAGCGCTTCAACTGGCAAAGAGTGGGGGTTGAAGTCGAGAATTTTATCCGGAGGGCGCTATGCTGA